The following coding sequences lie in one Pseudomonas syringae CC1557 genomic window:
- a CDS encoding cytochrome c/FTR1 family iron permease, which translates to MLLRPHLLAWLLTPLLTLCSLSALADPVEGAAQALHLLDYVSADYPAAVAEGKVVAAAEYQQQLENLTALQALILTLPQRAERAELEQGVGELKSAVTRHNDGEQVARQARQLGAKLALAYEVSQAPAITPDPARGAPLYAQHCSVCHGDSGAGDGPAGIGLEPAPSDLRDATRLDRLSLYDLYNATGLGIAGTDMPAFADQLDDRQRWDVATYIASFSAKPVANPAKTFNIADLARQTPAEILAAEGQDAAATFRAQRAQPPQVQRGPAQLLDYTSVTLDKSLAAYKAGDREQAYDLSVAAYLEGFELVESSLDNVDANVRKDTEKSLMAYRQSLQDALPLPQVAQKLEAAKSRLKESAGLLGSDGLSQSLSYISGLLILLREGLEAILVLAAILAFLRNTGQQSAVRSVNIGWGLALLAGLGTWALAAYVIDVSGAQRELLEGATALFASVMVLWLGVWMHDRRHAAAWQDYVKSSLVGGGGRFGFAVLAFFSVYRELFEVILFYETLWLQAGPAGHDAVLAGGATALVLLVGLAWVILRGSAKLPLSMFFGINAALLCALSVVFAGHGVKALQEAGIFGTRPVPFFEFDWLGIHADLYSLGAQAIALIAIAVLYGRSLLAEKRRVQATD; encoded by the coding sequence ATGCTCCTCCGCCCTCACTTGCTTGCCTGGCTGCTGACGCCGCTATTGACGCTGTGCAGCCTCAGCGCACTGGCCGACCCCGTCGAAGGTGCAGCCCAGGCGCTGCATCTGCTGGATTACGTCAGCGCTGATTACCCGGCTGCGGTAGCGGAGGGCAAGGTTGTGGCAGCCGCCGAGTATCAGCAGCAACTTGAAAATCTGACCGCGCTACAAGCCCTGATCCTGACGCTGCCGCAGCGTGCCGAGCGCGCGGAGCTGGAGCAAGGTGTCGGGGAACTGAAAAGCGCCGTGACCCGCCACAACGACGGCGAGCAGGTCGCGCGTCAGGCACGGCAATTGGGCGCGAAGCTGGCGCTGGCGTATGAAGTCAGCCAGGCACCGGCCATCACACCGGACCCGGCCCGGGGTGCGCCCTTGTATGCACAGCATTGCTCGGTCTGCCACGGTGACAGCGGCGCGGGTGACGGCCCTGCGGGCATTGGCCTGGAGCCTGCACCGTCTGACCTGCGCGACGCGACGCGTCTTGATCGCCTGAGCCTATACGACCTTTACAACGCAACCGGCCTCGGCATTGCCGGTACCGACATGCCAGCGTTCGCTGATCAGCTAGACGATCGCCAGCGTTGGGACGTTGCGACCTATATCGCCAGCTTCAGTGCGAAGCCGGTCGCCAATCCCGCCAAGACCTTCAACATCGCCGATCTGGCACGTCAGACGCCCGCCGAGATTCTGGCCGCCGAAGGCCAGGATGCCGCCGCGACCTTCAGGGCCCAGCGCGCGCAGCCACCGCAAGTGCAGCGCGGTCCGGCGCAACTGCTGGATTACACCAGCGTAACGCTGGACAAGAGTCTGGCCGCTTACAAGGCAGGCGATCGCGAGCAAGCCTACGACTTATCGGTCGCAGCCTATCTGGAGGGTTTCGAGCTGGTCGAAAGCTCACTGGATAACGTGGATGCCAATGTCCGCAAGGACACCGAAAAGAGCCTGATGGCCTATCGTCAGTCGTTGCAGGACGCACTGCCGTTGCCGCAGGTCGCGCAAAAACTGGAAGCTGCGAAATCCAGGCTTAAGGAATCGGCAGGGCTATTGGGCAGCGATGGCCTAAGCCAGTCGTTGAGCTACATTTCCGGCCTGTTGATCTTGTTGCGCGAAGGTCTGGAAGCGATTCTGGTGCTGGCGGCGATTCTGGCGTTCCTGCGCAACACGGGGCAACAGTCTGCCGTGCGCAGCGTCAACATCGGCTGGGGACTGGCGCTGCTGGCCGGTCTGGGGACCTGGGCACTGGCGGCTTACGTGATCGACGTCAGCGGCGCGCAGCGTGAATTGCTGGAGGGCGCCACGGCCCTGTTCGCCAGCGTGATGGTGCTCTGGCTCGGCGTGTGGATGCATGACCGTCGCCACGCTGCCGCCTGGCAGGATTACGTCAAGAGTAGCCTGGTCGGCGGCGGCGGCCGATTCGGGTTCGCGGTACTGGCGTTCTTCTCGGTGTATCGCGAACTGTTCGAAGTCATTTTGTTCTACGAAACCCTGTGGTTGCAGGCCGGTCCGGCCGGACACGATGCCGTGCTGGCGGGCGGTGCCACGGCGCTGGTGCTGCTGGTCGGGCTGGCGTGGGTGATCCTGCGCGGCTCGGCGAAGCTGCCGCTGTCGATGTTCTTCGGCATCAACGCCGCGCTGCTCTGCGCGCTGTCGGTGGTGTTTGCTGGGCATGGCGTCAAGGCGCTGCAAGAAGCAGGCATATTCGGCACCCGGCCGGTGCCGTTCTTCGAGTTCGACTGGCTGGGTATTCATGCCGACCTGTACTCGCTCGGCGCGCAGGCCATCGCCCTGATCGCCATTGCAGTGCTGTACGGGCGCAGCCTTCTGGCGGAGAAACGCAGGGTTCAGGCGACCGACTGA
- a CDS encoding YheV family putative zinc ribbon protein — translation MTDTPVVITKKRFIAGAVCPACSEPDKLMMWSEDDVPHRECVGCGYSDTLNAQGISIPKELGTRVNKAAVKPADPKVQGVQFFPNPKLKKPVDLD, via the coding sequence ATGACCGATACACCGGTAGTCATTACCAAGAAGCGCTTCATCGCCGGGGCTGTCTGCCCGGCGTGCAGTGAGCCTGACAAGCTGATGATGTGGAGCGAAGACGACGTGCCGCACCGCGAATGCGTTGGCTGTGGTTATAGCGATACGCTCAACGCCCAAGGCATTTCGATTCCGAAGGAACTGGGCACGCGGGTCAACAAGGCGGCGGTCAAACCGGCCGATCCGAAGGTACAGGGCGTGCAATTCTTTCCGAATCCGAAGCTGAAGAAGCCGGTTGATCTCGACTGA
- a CDS encoding YcfL family protein, which yields MRMKIFGVLVLSLLAGCATPPPPVAGSAASKVVSMGKTKNIEVGAMRVARENGFLTVKAQLTNTGRRNTMLYYRFAWLGSDGFPVADEESWKSMTLYGSQSTVLPAIAPVPRATDFRIEINTP from the coding sequence ATGCGTATGAAGATTTTCGGCGTGCTGGTACTTTCCCTGCTGGCTGGCTGCGCAACCCCGCCGCCGCCCGTTGCAGGCAGTGCTGCCAGCAAGGTGGTATCGATGGGTAAAACTAAAAATATCGAAGTCGGCGCGATGCGTGTCGCACGCGAAAACGGCTTCCTCACGGTCAAGGCTCAGCTGACCAACACCGGCCGCCGCAACACGATGCTGTATTACCGTTTTGCCTGGCTGGGTAGCGACGGTTTCCCTGTCGCCGACGAAGAAAGCTGGAAAAGCATGACGCTGTATGGCTCGCAGAGCACCGTGCTGCCTGCCATCGCGCCGGTTCCGCGCGCGACTGATTTCCGCATCGAAATCAATACGCCTTGA
- a CDS encoding COG3014 family protein yields MSSPRALTALALIIATQLAGCSAFRSYDTELKETSQQLASGNVDAALGTLEKNNTGEDKDLLYYFEKGELLRAKGDFIGSQIAWRTADQVVFKWEESVRLDTDKYLAQFGSFLVNDKVRRYEGYDYEKVMLTTQMALNLLARNDFDGARTEIKKTHEREAVIAELRDKEYLKSEQEAENRGVKTRFKDLHGYPVASLDAPEVVSLKNSYQSAFSHYLAGFVYEALGEKGLAAPGYRKAAELRPNTPLLEQAIKDLDAAASKDGNSEVLIVVQSGFAPARDSVRIPLPLPISGNLVITPLSFPVIKPDTTTPTFNQIILDGQPLNLTLLNSTTAMSRRALRDDMPGIILRTTVRAITRGVAQKQLNDVNPLAGLAAGIASAVTEGADTRTWRTLPDNTLVARLRLTQGEHQIILPNSLGGSHVRVKVDQRYQVVSLRALGSQVFAGSLAAQVMPSNVPQAIAIAK; encoded by the coding sequence ATGTCCTCTCCTCGTGCCTTGACTGCGCTTGCATTGATCATTGCGACGCAACTGGCAGGCTGTTCTGCCTTCCGTAGCTATGACACCGAGCTCAAGGAAACCAGTCAGCAACTGGCCAGCGGCAATGTCGACGCCGCGTTGGGCACGCTGGAAAAAAACAACACGGGTGAAGACAAAGACCTTCTCTATTACTTCGAGAAGGGCGAGCTGCTGCGTGCCAAGGGTGACTTCATTGGCAGCCAGATCGCCTGGCGCACTGCTGATCAGGTGGTGTTCAAGTGGGAAGAGTCAGTCAGGCTCGACACCGACAAGTATTTGGCCCAGTTCGGCAGTTTTCTGGTCAACGACAAGGTGCGTCGTTATGAAGGTTATGACTACGAAAAGGTCATGCTGACCACTCAGATGGCGCTCAATCTTCTGGCTCGTAACGATTTCGACGGTGCCCGGACCGAGATCAAGAAGACGCACGAACGCGAAGCGGTGATCGCCGAGCTGCGTGACAAGGAGTACCTCAAAAGCGAGCAGGAAGCAGAAAATCGCGGCGTGAAAACCCGATTCAAGGACCTGCACGGCTACCCGGTTGCTTCGCTGGATGCGCCGGAAGTCGTCAGCCTGAAGAACAGCTATCAGAGCGCGTTCAGTCATTACCTGGCCGGCTTTGTCTATGAGGCACTTGGCGAAAAAGGCCTCGCTGCGCCGGGTTATCGCAAGGCTGCCGAACTACGCCCCAACACGCCGTTGCTTGAACAAGCCATCAAGGACCTCGACGCTGCGGCCAGCAAGGACGGTAACAGCGAGGTGCTGATTGTCGTACAGAGCGGCTTCGCCCCTGCGCGTGACTCGGTGCGCATCCCGCTGCCGCTGCCCATCAGCGGAAATCTGGTGATCACGCCACTGTCATTTCCGGTGATCAAGCCGGACACCACCACGCCGACCTTCAACCAGATCATTCTGGACGGCCAGCCACTCAACCTGACCCTGCTCAACAGTACGACCGCCATGTCGCGTCGCGCACTGCGTGACGACATGCCTGGCATCATCCTGCGCACCACGGTGCGCGCCATCACCCGTGGCGTTGCGCAAAAGCAGCTCAACGACGTCAACCCGCTGGCAGGCCTGGCTGCAGGTATTGCTTCTGCGGTAACCGAGGGTGCCGACACGCGCACCTGGCGCACGTTGCCGGACAACACGCTGGTGGCGCGTCTGCGTCTTACCCAGGGCGAACATCAGATCATCCTGCCCAATTCGCTCGGCGGGTCGCATGTGCGGGTCAAGGTGGATCAACGTTATCAGGTGGTTTCCCTGCGTGCCCTGGGTAGCCAGGTATTTGCGGGCAGTCTTGCAGCGCAGGTGATGCCCTCGAACGTTCCGCAAGCCATTGCCATCGCCAAATAA